Part of the Kitasatospora sp. NBC_01266 genome, GTGGCCAAGGCGGGCCGCGACGCGCCCCGCGACCCGGCCGAGATCGCCCGGGTCTACGCGACCTACGAGCAGACCAAGCGCGACCGCAACGTCATCGACTTCGAGGACGTGCTGCTGCTGACCGCCGCCATCCTGGAGGACCGCCCCGAGATCGCCGAGCGGGTCCGCGCCCAGTACCGGCACTTCACCGTCGACGAGTACCAGGACGTCTCGCCGCTCCAGCAGCGGCTGCTCGACCAGTGGACCGGCGGCGGCTCGGGCGCCAGCCTGTGCGTGGTCGGCGACGCCAGCCAGACCATCTACTCCTTCACCGGCGCCACCCCCGACTACCTGTTGAACTTCCGGGTCAAGCACCCCGATGCCACCGTGGTGAAGCTGATCCGCGACTACCGTTCCACCCCGCAGGTGGTGCACCTGGCCAACGGGCTGCTCGCGCAGGCCCGCGGCGCGGCCGCCCGGCACCGCCTCGAGCTGGTCTCGCAGCGTCCGGCGGGCCCCGAGCCGGTCTACACCGAGTACGCGGACGAGCCCACCGAGGCCGAGAGCACCGCGCACCGGATCAAGGAGCTGCTCGCCCGGGGGGTGCGGGCCAGTGAGATCGCCGTGCTGTTCCGGACCAACGGCCAGTCCGAGGTCTACGAGCAGGCGCTGGCCGACCTGGGCCTGTCCTACCAACTCAAGGGCGCCGAGCGGTTCTTCGAGCGTCCCGAGGTGCGCGAGGCGGGCCTGCTGCTGCGCGGGGCCGCCCGGGCCGGCAACGATCCGCTGACCGCCGACGCACCCGACCTCGCCGCCCAGGTCCGCGCCGTGCTCGCCACCCGCGGCTTCACCGCCACCGCACCGGCCGGCTCCGGCGCGGTGCGCGAGCGGTGGGAGTCCCTGGCCGCACTGGTCCGCCTCGCCGAGGAGTTCGAGGCGGCCCGACTGGCCGCCGGTGAGCCGGGCGACCTGGCCGCCTACGTGGCCGAGCTGGACGCCCGGGCCGCCGCCCAGCACGCCCCCGCGGTGGAGGGGGTCACCCTCGCCTCGCTGCACGCCGCCAAGGGCCTGGAGTGGGACGCCGTCTTCCTGGTCGGCCTGACCGAGGGCACCCTGCCGATCATCTACGCCAAGACCGACGAGCAGTTGGAGGAGGAACGCCGACTGCTCTACGTCGGGGTGACCAGGGCGCGCGAGCACCTCTCGCTCTCCTGGGCGCTGTCGCGCTCGCCCGGCGGGCGGGCCAGCCGCAAGCCGAGCCGGTTCCTGGACGGGCTGCGCCCGGGCTCGGCCGCGGGCGCCGGGCGCTCGTCCGGCGGGCGCGGTGGTGCGGAAGGCGGGGCGGAGCGCTCGGCGCAGCGCCGTGCGCCGCGCGGGCCGGTCAAGTGCCGGGTCTGCGGGCGCACCCTGACCGAGGCGGTCGAGCGCAAGCTGCGCCGCTGCGAGGACTGCCCCTCCACGATGGACGAGGGCCTCTACGAGCGCTTGCGCGAGTGGCGGTCCGCTCGGGCCAGGGAGCAGGGCGTGCCGGCCTACGTGGTCTTCACCGACGCGACCCTGATGGCGATCGCCGAGGACGCTCCCACCAGCACCGGTGAACTGAGCCTGATCTCCGGGGTCGGTGCCATGAAGCTGGACAAGTACGGGGCCGCTGTGCTGTCGTTGTGCGCGGGGGAAGACCCCGATGAGGAGCAGGCCGCCGAGGCGGACGACCTCTCGGGTGAAGCCGTCGGCGACCTCGCCGCGGATGACGCGGAGCAGGCTCCGCAGGAGCTGCCGGGGGAGCCGTCCGAAGGGCCCCGGGACCTGTCCCGAAACTCGCCGGAAAAATAGTTTGCGCGCTGTGCATGATGCGCAATAGCCTGCCGGAGCGGTCAAGGGGACGAGGCCGCGAAGCCGATCGGGAACCTTCCTGGAGCGGCTTTCCCCTGCGTACCACCGCATGACCTGCTTCACCTCTGCCGCAGGGCAGAGCAGCTCCACCGCAGGACAGTAGGACCGACCGAACATCCGAACATCGGAGCCCGGGGAACTGGGCACCGCGAGACGCCGAGAGGAGGCGAAGACAGTGACGATCCAGATGAACACCACAGTGACTGGCCAGACCGCTGTTTCCGCTTGCTCGCGTCTCTCCGTCCAGGGTGCCCGCACGACCGG contains:
- a CDS encoding ATP-dependent DNA helicase UvrD2 — protein: MQEELSIDSQGGPGGYGARPADPDAVLAGLDPEQRAVATALHGPVCVLAGAGTGKTRAITHRIAYGVRSGVFQPQQVLAVTFTARAAGEMRGRLRQLGADGVQARTFHAAALRQLQYFWPRAVGGEVPRLLERKVQLVAEAAGRSGLRVQRTELRDLTGEIEWAKVTQIVPDDYPVAVAKAGRDAPRDPAEIARVYATYEQTKRDRNVIDFEDVLLLTAAILEDRPEIAERVRAQYRHFTVDEYQDVSPLQQRLLDQWTGGGSGASLCVVGDASQTIYSFTGATPDYLLNFRVKHPDATVVKLIRDYRSTPQVVHLANGLLAQARGAAARHRLELVSQRPAGPEPVYTEYADEPTEAESTAHRIKELLARGVRASEIAVLFRTNGQSEVYEQALADLGLSYQLKGAERFFERPEVREAGLLLRGAARAGNDPLTADAPDLAAQVRAVLATRGFTATAPAGSGAVRERWESLAALVRLAEEFEAARLAAGEPGDLAAYVAELDARAAAQHAPAVEGVTLASLHAAKGLEWDAVFLVGLTEGTLPIIYAKTDEQLEEERRLLYVGVTRAREHLSLSWALSRSPGGRASRKPSRFLDGLRPGSAAGAGRSSGGRGGAEGGAERSAQRRAPRGPVKCRVCGRTLTEAVERKLRRCEDCPSTMDEGLYERLREWRSARAREQGVPAYVVFTDATLMAIAEDAPTSTGELSLISGVGAMKLDKYGAAVLSLCAGEDPDEEQAAEADDLSGEAVGDLAADDAEQAPQELPGEPSEGPRDLSRNSPEK